The genomic stretch ACGGTTTGGCCCGCGGGTCCGCTGGCTGGCCGGCCTGGTGATCGTGCTGGGGGGAGTTCTCAACATGGGGGTCTTTTTTCGAGCCGGAGGCGAGTTTCTGGTGATCATGACCGGAATCCCCCAAGGCTATCTGGAAATCACCATGACGGTTCTGGTAATTCTGGTTCTGATCTACACGGTGCTTGGGGGAATGATCTCGGTCCTGATCACGGACTATCTGCAGTTTCTGGTGATGGGGATAGGACTGGTCACCGTTTCCTTATTGGTGGTGATCCAGGTGGGATGGGAGCAGGTGGTGTCGGCCGTTGAAAGAGAGCACGGGGCGGGAGGGTTCAACCCCTTTACCAGCGAGGGTATGGGCCCAGCCTACGTTGCCTGGCAGGCCCTCAATCAACTGGCTGTCGTCGTCACTTGGCAAACCGTGATTCAGCGTGTCCTCTCGGCCCGAGACAGTCGGACTGCCCGACGGGTGTATACGCGGACCAGCTTCTACTTCGTGGGGCGCTTCCTGATCCCTGCCTTTTGGGGTATGGCCGCCCTGGCCGCGCTGGGAGCCGACTATCCTCCGTCGGCTTCGCTGCAAGCCATGCCCACCTTTCTGTCCTCTCTGCTCCCTTCGGGATTGGTGGGACTGGTAATCGCCGCCATGCTGGCGGCCGAGATGTCGACCGATTCCAGCTATCTGTTGACCTGGAGCAGCATTCTCTACAACGACCTGATCTGTTCTGTCCGCCGCCAACCCTTCAGCGAGAAATCGGGACTTTTCCTGAACCGTTGCATCGTGCTGGGTATCGCCGGATTCCTGCTGCTCTATGGACTCTGGTATCAAGCTCCCGGAAGAGTTTGGGACTACTTGTCCATCACGGCCAACATCTATCTGTCCAGCATCTTCGTGCTGCTGGTGGCCTGCTGTTACTGGAAGGGCGCGCGCGCCGCGGGCGGAATCGGAGCCATCGTAGGCGGGGCGCTTCCCCCTCTGGCATTCCTGCTGCTCAGCCAAGTCCAGCTTCCGGCGGTTGAAGGCAGCCATCCCTTCGCTCCTTGGTCAACGGTCGCGCAGTGGCTGAGCCGAAGCGAGGTCAGCGGATTGCTCTCCTTTGCTCTTGCCGCCAGCGGCATGATTCTGGGGTCTTGGATGGCACGCAGAAGGGAGGAGAAGCAACTTGCCTGAAACACGGCTGTTTCGCCCTGTATCAGCCGCGCCGTCGCACGGTCAGGAGTCGAGCCTTGCCCCCCACCGCATCAGCCTTCGCCATCCGGCTCGGCTTCTGCGACTCCCCCTCAAGGGGGGAGTGATAGAGTTCTACTGGAA from Acidobacteriota bacterium encodes the following:
- a CDS encoding sodium:solute symporter family protein; translated protein: MIGFSLVDWSIILAYLGATMAAGLAVRRYVGRVEDFILAGRGMDVYLGVASLAATEFGIITAMYTAELGYKNGFAGATPGILMAAAMLVVGLTGFVIKPLRDSEAYTIPELLDRRFGPRVRWLAGLVIVLGGVLNMGVFFRAGGEFLVIMTGIPQGYLEITMTVLVILVLIYTVLGGMISVLITDYLQFLVMGIGLVTVSLLVVIQVGWEQVVSAVEREHGAGGFNPFTSEGMGPAYVAWQALNQLAVVVTWQTVIQRVLSARDSRTARRVYTRTSFYFVGRFLIPAFWGMAALAALGADYPPSASLQAMPTFLSSLLPSGLVGLVIAAMLAAEMSTDSSYLLTWSSILYNDLICSVRRQPFSEKSGLFLNRCIVLGIAGFLLLYGLWYQAPGRVWDYLSITANIYLSSIFVLLVACCYWKGARAAGGIGAIVGGALPPLAFLLLSQVQLPAVEGSHPFAPWSTVAQWLSRSEVSGLLSFALAASGMILGSWMARRREEKQLA